In the genome of Pelodiscus sinensis isolate JC-2024 chromosome 3, ASM4963464v1, whole genome shotgun sequence, one region contains:
- the MRPL18 gene encoding large ribosomal subunit protein uL18m has translation MALKSRGLLLGAAAGRLQAAGEGLRFTSAVANLRTIEGEVDTQENEVVAPDFTNRNPRNLELLALARKERGWETTWPKREYWHRLRLERTQRYVEAFVEHCSGNVVVSASTREWAIKKHLYSPKGVVACENIGRVVAQRCLEAGINFVNFKAVIPWEYRCDSIQRFQKALTDGGVIVGEPRRIYQ, from the exons ATGGCGCTGAAGAGCCGGGGCCTGCTCCTGGGGGCCGCGGCAGGGAGGCTCCAGGCAGCTGGTGAAG GGCTTCGTTTCACATCTGCTGTAGCCAACTTAAGAACCATTGAGGGTGAAGTGGACACACAGGAAAACGAAGTTGTTGCCCCAGATTTCACCAATCGAAATCCTCGTAACTTGGAGCTGCTGGCACTAGCAAGGAAGGAACGAGGCTGGGAGACAACATGGCCCAAAAGAGAGTATTGGCATAG ACTACGGCTTGAGCGGACACAGCGATATGTGGAAGCCTTTGTTGAGCACTGCAGTGGAAATGTTGTTGTTTCAGCCTCCACCCGTGAGTGGGCCATAAAGAAACATTTGTACAGTCCCAAGGGAGTGGTAGCATGTGAAAATATTGGCCGTGTAGTGGCACAACGCTGTCTGGAAGCAGGAATCAACTTTGTGAACTTTAAAGCTGTTATCCCATGGGAATATCGCTGCGACTCG ATCCAGCGATTCCAAAAGGCTTTGACAGATGGTGGTGTCATCGTGGGTGAGCCTCGAAGAATCTATCAATAA
- the PNLDC1 gene encoding poly(A)-specific ribonuclease PNLDC1 produces MELGAGQFAQSLPRLRELVLGCDFLGLDMEFTGLHSFFLQGKQPSLFDSPAEWYQKARWSVQKFTVNQLGLSIFSNESSNKYVAHSYNFFLFPTTFGIMDSEFSFQASSIKFLTHYGFDYNKFLKDGIPYMNEVQEKKLQQGLLAGNWKVRSTLDKDKVKKVIDEVTRWVPSAEEGGSMVLHDTSGFQQFEVQLILRQALPNVWTEPFGDQKVMVKKMSPRHRWCLENSSYDCCRKELILLSAQGFTSLFHTLVEAKKPLVGHNMLMDLLHLHDKFYKPLPESYEEFKKNIHSLFPVLIDTKNVTKSIWKEFPFPRACSLLEVYEILCSDLNPTNSTCPVIAHASDSSKYADKKSPHEAAYDAFLCGSVLLKIAHLLVGRMPCDTLETSSSFSQYLSVLTKYLNQVNLIRAGCSKINFSGTDVPSHRPPLLIASVQGWPGVDEEQIYQELKGLCKFDVRRLTKNQFLLLSNKFNDVRIVLRDFKAHPNLRIFLYHHWRHSPQVNCLLQICGIVASWSFLAFVFGGSPWYAV; encoded by the exons ATGGAGCTGGGCGCCGGGCAGTTCGCGCAGAGCCTGCCCCGCCTGCGGGAGCTTGTCTTGGGCTGTGACTTCCTGG GCCTTGATATGGAATTCACAGGTTtacattctttctttcttcaagGCAAACAGCCCAG TCTCTTCGATTCACCTGCTGAGTGGTATCAGAAGGCCAGATGGAGTGTTCAGAAGTTCACAGTCAATCAGCTCG GGTTGtctatattttcaaatgaaaGCTCCAACAA GTATGTTGCACACTCCTATAACTTCTTCCTCTTTCCCACAACATTTGGAATCATGGACTCTGAATTCTCTTTCCAGGCATCTAGCATTAAGTTCCTGACGCATTATGGTTTTGACTATAATAAG TTTCTGAAAGATGGAATTCCATATATGAATGAAGTACAGGAGAAGAAACTTCAGCAAGGTCTCTTAGCTGGAAACTGGAAAGTCCGCAG CACTTTGGACAAGGATAAAGTGAAAAAGGTGATTGATGAGGTGACTCGCTGGGTGCCATCAGCAGAGGAGGGAGGCTCTATGGTTCTGCATGATACGAGTG GTTTCCAGCAATTTGAGGTTCAATTGATTCTGAGGCAGGCACTTCCAAATGTTTGGACAGAGCCCTTTGGAGACCAGAAG GTGATGGTGAAAAAGATGAGTCCACGGCATCGTTGGTGTCTGGAGAACTCTTCTTATGATTGTTGCCGAAAGGAGCTCATTCTTCTCTCTGCCCAGGGTTTCACCAGTCTCTTCCATACCCTTGTGGAAGCCAAGAAG CCACTGGTGGGACACAACATGCTTATGGATCTTCTGCATCTTCATGACAAGTTTTACAAGCCCCTCCCAG AAAGCTATGAGGAGTTTAAAAAGAACATTCACAGCCTGTTTCCTGTCCTCATAGACACCAAGAATGTCACAAAATCCATCTGGAAG GAATTTCCATTTCCTCGGGCATGTAGCCTCCTAGAAGTTTATGAAATCCTGTGCAG TGACCTTAATCCCACCAACTCCACGTGCCCAGTGATTGCCCATGCAAGTGACAGTTCGAAATATG CTGACAAGAAATCTCCTCATGAGGCAGCATATGATGCATTTCTCTGTGGATCAG ttcttttgaaaatagccCACTTGCTCGTAGGCAGAATGCCATG TGACACTCTGGAGACTAGTTCCTCTTTCTCTCAGTATCTAAGTGTATTAACCAAGTACTTGAACCAGGTGAATCTGATCCGAGCTGGCTGCTCAAAAATT aatttttctGGCACAGATGTCCCTAGCCATCGTCCACCTCTTCTGATTGCCAGtgttcagggctggcctggggtgGATGAAGAACAGATCTATCAGGAGTTAAAAGGTCTCTGCAAGTTTGATGTCAGACGACTGACCAAGAACCAATTTCTGTTGCTCTCCAATAAGTTTAACGA TGTCAGGATTGTTCTGCGAGATTTTAAAGCTCACCCTAATCTGCGGATTTTTCTTTATCACCACTGGAGGCACTCGCCACAAGTGAACTGCTTGCTACA AATTTGTGGCATTGTGGCATCATGGTCTTTTCTTGCCTTTGTGTTTGGAGGATCTCCATGGTATGCTGTGTAA
- the LOC102445473 gene encoding general transcription factor II-I repeat domain-containing protein 2A-like produces MASANKRIKIDTECHVFNEKWTNEYFIVAVKCKPICLICREVISVLKKSNLERHYNTKHIEYEEYQGQLREDKIKELQKNLNTQQTIFTKRQKEMDSVMQASYVVNELIKKRNRPHSDGEFIKECIVATAALLAPEKLRLFESMNLSRRTVSDGIKDETHDIEISQEDSAADFEFYSLAVDEVTDITGTAQLAIFLRGITSVFKIQEDLLSLVPMHDSIRGEDVFEKVISAVHGYQLSFEKLSGLTTNGAPAMVESQKGLVALVKKEMDRLGLDPSKLIVCHCNIHQENLCAQSMRLNKVMSIAVLSINFIKSKGFNSCQFKELLKDHEAAYGDVVSYSGVRWLTRGNTLKQFYELRNEVKLFMEMNGKSVAELSNPKWLCDLAFMVDITQYFSALNVKLQGPNQLLISLLSHVKSFETKLKLWQTQLEKGNMTHFPTLQAQKPASTVEYARECAHLLQKFCDQFQDLISKELELNIFFMPLSVEVRNVHEVFQHELTEMQNNNELRDKHSSLPVLQFYRLYVGANKFPNVRRHALKIASMFGTTYCFKQACSRLVKNYVHAR; encoded by the coding sequence ATGGCTTCTGcaaacaaaagaataaaaatagaCACAGAGTGTcatgtttttaatgaaaaatggacAAATGAATACTTTATTGTGGCGGTGAAATGCAAGCCCATTTGCCTGATTTGTAGAGAAGTTATTTCTGTCTTGAAAAAATCAAACCTCGAAAGACACTACAACACAAAGCATATTGAATATGAAGAATATCAGGGACAGCTGCGTGAGGACAAAATTAAGGAACTTCAAAAGAATTTGAATACGCAGCAAACAATTTTCACAAAAAGACAAAAGGAGATGGACAGTGTTATGCAAGCAAGTTATGTGGTGAATGaacttattaaaaaaagaaatcggCCTCATTCAGATGGAGAATTTATAAAGGAGTGCATCGTTGCAACCGCAGCTTTACTGGCACCAGAGAAACTTAGGTTATTTGAGAGTATGAACTTGTCTCGCAGGACAGTGTCAGATGGAATTAAGGATGAGACTCATGATATTGAAATATCTCAGGAAGATTCTGCAGCTGATTTTGAGTTCTACTCTCTGGCTGTTGATGAGGTAACAGACATAACTGGTACAGCCCAACTGGCTATTTTCCTGCGTGGAATCACATCAGTTTTTAAGATTCAAGAAGACTTGCTTTCTTTAGTACCAATGCATGACAGCATCAGAGGTGAAGACGTTTTTGAGAAGGTTATATCGGCAGTGCATGGCTATCAGTTATCATTTGAAAAATTGAGCGGTCTTACTACTAATGGAGCTCCAGCTATGGTTGAATCTCAGAAAGGATTAGTTGCTTTAGTCAAGAAAGAAATGGATCGCCTTGGTCTTGATCCAAGTAAGTTGATTGTGTGTCATTGCAACATTCATCAAGAGAATCTGTGTGCACAGTCCATGCGACTGAATAAGGTAATGTCAATAGCAGTACTAAGCATTAATTTTATCAAAAGTAAAGGATTTAACAGCTGCCAGTTTAAAGAGCTATTGAAAGACCATGAAGCAGCATATGGCGATGTAGTTAGTTATTCTGGAGTGCGATGGCTGACCCGAGGGAATACGCTGAAGCAGTTTTATGAATTGAGGAATGAAGTGAAACTTTTCATGGAGATGAATGGAAAATCTGTGGCTGAGCTGAGCAACCCCAAGTGGCTCTGTGACCTTGCATTCATGGTTGACATTACTCAGTACTTCTCAGCACTCAATGTCAAATTGCAAGGGCCTAACCAGCTTCTTATTTCCCTTCTTTCACACGTCAAATCATTTGAAACTAAATTAAAACTGTGGCAAACGCAACTGGAAAAGGGGAACATGACGCATTTCCCAACCCTTCAAGCTCAAAAACCTGCATCAACAGTAGAATACGCCAGGGAGTGTGCACATTTACTTCAGAAATTTTGTGACCAATTTCAAGACCTAATATCGAAGGAACtggaattaaatatttttttcatgccATTGAGTGTAGAAGTACGTAATGTACATGAAGTGTTTCAACATGAACTTACAGAAATGCAGAACAATAATGAACTTAGGGATAAACACAGCAGCTTGCCTGTGCTGCAGTTCTACAGACTCTATGTAGGTGCCAATAAATTTCCAAACGTAAGGAGACATGCACTGAAAATTGCATCAATGTTTGGCACTACATACTGCTTTAAACAGGCCTGTTCTAGGCTTGTCAAGAACTATGTGCATGCGAGATGA